Genomic segment of Pseudorca crassidens isolate mPseCra1 chromosome 10, mPseCra1.hap1, whole genome shotgun sequence:
AAAGGTACTGGTTAGACACCCAACCAAAGGTTTGCTTCTTCCAGTCTGCCTATGTAAGGGGCAGAATTCCAACTTTGTTTCTCTGAGAACTAATGCCATTAGTTGTCTTCCTTTCTCATCCAGGTGCGCACCATGCCCACCATCTCCCCTGAATCAAGTTTAGAAGACTTTGAGTATGATGAGCTTGCAGAAGCCTGTGATATGGGGGACATCGTGGCCTTGGGAACTGTCTTCCTGTCCATACTCTACTCCCTTGTCTTTGCCTTTGGCCTGGTGGGAAATTTGCTGGTGGTGTTTGCCCTCACCAACAGCCAGAAGCCCAAAAGCATCACTGACGTTTACCTCCTGAACCTGGCCTTTTCTGATCTGCTCTTTGTAGCCACCTTGCCCTTCTGGACTCACTATCTTATAAACGAGCAAGGCCTTCATAACGCCGTGTGCAAACTCACCACCGCCTTCTACTTCATCGGGTTTTTTGGAGGCATAttcttcatcaccatcatcagcaTCGACAGGTACTTGGCCATTGTCCTGGCCGCCAACTCCATGAACAACCGGACTGTGCAGCATGGCGTCACCATCAGCCTTGGCGTCTGGGCAGCCGCCATCTTGGTGGCTGCACCCCAGTTCATGTTcaccaaacagaaagaaaatgaatgccTTGGTGACTACCCTGAGGTCCTACAGGAAATctggcctgtgctccgcaacgtagAAATAAATTTTCTTGGCTTCCTGCTCCCCCTGCTTATTATGAGTTACTGTTACTTCAGAATCATGCGGACACTTTTTTCCtgcaaaaaccaaaagaaagctaaagCCATTAGGCTGATCTTTCTTGTGGTCATCATGTTTTTCCTCTTCTGGACACCTTACAATGTCATGATTTTCTTAGAGACACTCAATCTCTATGACTTCTTTCCCAACTGTGACATGAAGAGGGATCTGAGGTTGGCCCTCAGTGTGACCGAGACAGTTGCATTTACCCACTGTTGCCTTAATCCCCTTATCTATGCATTTGCTGGAGAGAAGTTCAGAAGATACCTTTACCACCTGTACAGGAAATGCCTGGCTGTCCTGTGTGGCCACCCCGTCCACGTCAGTTTCTCCCTGTCCCCGTCTGAATCACAAAGGAGCAGGCGAGAAAGTATTCTGAGCAGCAATTTCACTCATTACACCAGTGATGGAAATACATCCATCCTCCTCTGAAAGCCTTGTCTCTCCAGCAAGCCTGGAGTTTCTGAGACTGACACTGAATAATTaggacagatttttaaatttcttacatGCAAGAAACAATGGGTTTGATGCCCAAAAGCAATCCTGAAAGTATTTTTGAGAATTGTGCTCAAAATCTGAATGATAAAGGACAGGCATGTTTCTTATTGCCAATGTCAAGAGTTTCTTGTTTACAAATTACAAAAATTCAACGCAGATTAATTTAGCCTGAAAAGAGGCAGTATCATTCGCATTGTAACATGGGCAAGGGGGTGGCGAATCCTCAGAGTGAGTGAAAACTAGAGATTGAATCTAGCTAGAACTTCCTCTCTCTGACTCTCAAATCTCTGAGTGGTAACAGAGATCCCAGACTCACATAACACAGTTTTGTCATCAGAGAGGGAATGAGACCTATATCCCTCTGATCCCAAGGTCAAAATTCCCAGGGAAGGGCTCTGATTGGCCAAGTTTGTATCAGATTCTCATCCTTGGACCAGGTGGCAGTATCCACAGGGAAGACATAGATAAGATGGCAGCTCCCATTCCAATCTTGTGGTTGGAGATGCGTGAAGACATATTTCCAAGAAGCTGGAGGGGTGGGTGATGCTTTGATCAGATATAACAAGAGTTGCCCACCAACTTTACCTGTGTCtagcccagccccaccctgatCATACCAGCCAGCACACACCACCAACCTCTTCGCCATTAAACCCCCTCTGTCATGTCCCCAAACATACAAAGGTTCCCCAGCACCTACTGCATCAAGTCCAAGCTCAAATGCCTGGCCTCTGACACCCTCCGTCATGTGGTTCCACCAACAGATTTGCCAGTACCTCCTCTTCACAAAGGACTCCAGCCACCTTGTCAGTCAGGTCTCTTCAATCCAGCCACATGCATCGCCACCTGCTCCAGAGCCCAGGGGGATAAACAGAAAAAACAGTGGCCCATCTGAGAAGGCATGGTTTCTAGTCCCAACTCTATCACTTATCTGCTGGGTAATTTGGGGCCaactgaacttcagtttcctcatctgtagaatggagataACAGAACTTTTCATGTAGGAAGCATCCTTTCCAGCATGAGGAACCAGCCTCTAACTCTTGCAGGTTCCAACCCTCTTGTCTGGTTCCCAGACTTCAGCTTTTCCTCCACCTGGCACCGTGCTTAAGTGGTGCCGTTGACAGAGCCTGGAAGGGCCTTGCGGGCTCTGCTGCGTGATGTAGCTCAGACACAGAGGAGGCTGGCTCCTACAGTGGCGCTCAATGGACACTTGTAGATATACAGGTTGATAGCCTTTCCTGACCCAACCCTCCCGGACTGCCTGGAACATTTCCTCCCAATCAACTGGTGGCAACCCCATCTGGAGAGAACCCCATCATTCATGCCACTGCCAACCTGGACAGCCAGGGTCCCAGGAGCAGTTTTCCCTTTCTCAGTAAACATTTGGGATGGACTGAAATTTTAAAGCTTGAAAAACAATTGTGATGATGctaaagaaaatataatctaCCCACACAGTATCTTCATCTGCCCACCAGACCTCATTCACACCCTCATGTGTTTCGAGTTGCAATCATAATGTACAGACAGTtttataatctgctttttttttttttttgcggtacgcaggcctctctctgttgtggcctctcccgttgcggagcacaggctccggatgaacaggctcagcggccatggctcatgggcctagccgctccgcggcacgtgggatcttcccagaccggggcacgaacctgtgtcccctgcatcggcaggcggactctcaaccactgcgctaccagggaagcccgtataatctgctttttttttctcttaacattaGGCCACAAATAGCCTTCTGTTTCTATATAGTTTTGTAATATTTCAGAAGACTCTGCCAGGTTGTGTACTCATTGAAGGCGTCTGACTCCTTCTATTTCTCACTCCTTGGCAGTCAGTATATTTGTTTAACCAATGACAGAATGAATTATGTTCCATCAAGATCATGTACTGTAACTTACTCATCATTACCCTATTAATAAACATTTCGCTTGTTTCCAATATTTACCAAACACATATTTTACAGCACTTTTCTGTATAATTTCCTTTCTCGTCTCCAATTACTTCCTTTGGATAAATTTCTTGCCATGGGGATAACTGGGCCAAAGGGCCTGGGAACTTTTTAGCTTTTGACACATACATGTGAAACTAATACACTGCAAAACCTTTATTGAGCATATATTACATGCAACATGGGAGCTCAGATCCAGAGCTGTTGCAAAGATCAGTGTGATAAGGCCTTCGCCTTCAATGTTTAAGAGGTGCTTAACATTTAAATGCAGAACTcagaaatttacaaaaaaaagcaTGCTCTGCATTAATTGGTAACACAAGAGCAGTGACATCTGACCTGAGTCTTTAAGGATCTTAGGACCCTAATCTTAGGACATCTGACCTGAGTCTTAAGATCTTAAGATCTTAAGGGAAATGTCTGAGAAATTGAAAGGCATTGGGAATAGAGTATGTGGTGGGAAGCTTCTGAAGTTTTGGCTCAGACAACCAATGGAAGACGGTGTTCTCGGGGTGTTCACAGTTTACTCCCTTATTACCTGATCCTTGTTCCAATTGTTGAATTATGaaacttttcattaaaattttaacttataaGTGAACTcccaagaaaagaggaaaatattcttttggcttgagaaacaaagaagagagatAAACAGtttcatttctagaagaaaattagATTTGTATCATaagaaacattcattcattcattttgctgAATAAGACAGAATAGGGAGAAAATAAGGAAGGTCATCGAAAAAACCTAAATAGCAATGATGTTGGTATCTAAGTTAAAGGAAGGCACATTTGAAAAGGACAGTTGGCCCTAAGAGCACAGCTGGATCAGATCCACCACAGCTTCTGGGCTCTGGGCTTCCCCAAAGCAGAAAGAAACTCCAAATGCAGACAGACATCTATGACTGAGTCCCAATCTACTGACTCTGTGCTTGGGAAGGTATTTGacatctctgaggctcagtttcttcacctggaaaaaaagaataaacatggtGCCCACCTCctagggttattatgaggatttaGTAAGACTACCTTCACAAAGCTCACAGCACAGGCTTGGAAAGCATGGTCAAATAAATGGAGGCAactattttgattctttttttttccttattatgaTTAGATTGAATCTTTCCCAGTGAGGAAACTCATACTATGTTGCCCTTGCCATCTTGCTTTTTTTAGTCCCAGAATCACAGAATTGTGGGTGGTCAGAAATAGTTGAGTCCAAACCCACACTTTGCAGGTAGGGGAAAGGAGGTCCAGGGAAGGCCAGAGACTGGCCCAACATCACACAGCAAGTTAATCAAGGAGGTAGATATCTCTTAGTTTACTGACTTCTTTCTCCTCTTGATAAAACTATAGACCAATCttatggtgactacagttaacaatactgtattgtatatttgaaagttgctaagagagtagatttttaaatttctcaccacacacaaaaaaactgtaaCTATGTGAAGTCATGGACgggttaactaaccttattgtgataatcattctacaatatatacacatataaaattatatatagaaaccctaaagacttcatcaaaaaactgttagaactaataaacaaattcagtgaagttgcatgatacaaaatcaatacacagaaatctgttgtgattctttacactaataataaactatctggaagagaaattaagaaaataattccattaataattgcatcaaaaagaatataatacctaggaataaatttaccaaggaggtaaaagacctgtatattgaaaactacaagatattaatgaaagaaattgaaaaagacacaaataatggaaagatatttcaaactcatggattagaagaattaatattgttaaaatgtccacactacccaaagcaatatacagattcaaagcaatccctatcataaTTCCTTTTcatgaaatagaacaaacaatcctaaaatttgtatacagccacaaaagaccccaaaaagctaaagcaatcttgagaaagaggaacaaagctgTAGGCATTATGCTCCCTGATCTCCAACTATATTAcaaaaactacagtaattaaaacaatatggtattggcataaaaagagacacataaaTCAGTGGgtcagaatagaaagcccagaaataaatccatatatatatatatatatatatatatatatatatatatatacgtggtcaattaatttataacaaaggagcc
This window contains:
- the CX3CR1 gene encoding CX3C chemokine receptor 1; the protein is MPTISPESSLEDFEYDELAEACDMGDIVALGTVFLSILYSLVFAFGLVGNLLVVFALTNSQKPKSITDVYLLNLAFSDLLFVATLPFWTHYLINEQGLHNAVCKLTTAFYFIGFFGGIFFITIISIDRYLAIVLAANSMNNRTVQHGVTISLGVWAAAILVAAPQFMFTKQKENECLGDYPEVLQEIWPVLRNVEINFLGFLLPLLIMSYCYFRIMRTLFSCKNQKKAKAIRLIFLVVIMFFLFWTPYNVMIFLETLNLYDFFPNCDMKRDLRLALSVTETVAFTHCCLNPLIYAFAGEKFRRYLYHLYRKCLAVLCGHPVHVSFSLSPSESQRSRRESILSSNFTHYTSDGNTSILL